The sequence GGACGGTGAAACTTTCGTCAAAATCAACGAGAACATCCGCGGCGAGGACGTCTTCATCGTGCAGCCATCGTGCCCGCCGACGAACCACAACATCATGGAGCTGCTGATCATGGTGGACGCCGCCCGCCGCGCCAGCGCGGAGCGGATCACCGCCGTGATGCCCTTCTTCGGCTATGCCCGCCAGGACCGCAAGGACCAGCCGCGCGTGCCGATCACGGCGAAACTGGTGGCGAACCTGCTGACCTCCGCGGGCGTGAACCGGGTGCTGACGATGGACCTGCACGCGCCGCAGATCCAGGGCTTCTTCGACATCCCGGTGGACCACCTCTACGCGAAGTCCGCGCTCATCGGCTACCTGCGTGAGCGTCATCCGGACACCTCCAATCTCACCGTGGTCTCCCCGGACGTGGGTGGCGTGAAGATGGCCCGCGCTTATGCGGAGGCCCTCGGCGCCGACCTGGCGATCGTGGCGAAGCACCGCGTCTCCGCCACCAAGGTGGAGGCGATGAACGTGATCGGTGAGGTGGAAGGCCGTGACGTGCTTTTGGTCGATGACATGACGGAAACCGCCGGCACGCTCACCGCGGCGGCCGAGATTCTCCAGAAGCATGGTGCCAAGCGCGTGTTCGCGGGCGTTTCCCATGCCGTGCTGGGCGAACTGGGCCACGATCGGATCCGCGATTCGGTGATCGAGGAAGTGATCACCACCGACTCCGTGCCGCAGGCCGAGGGGCCGAAGGTGAGGGCGGTGGGCATCGCGCCGCTGCTTGGCGAGGCGATCCGCCGCATCAGCGGGGGCCAGTCAGTG comes from Luteolibacter sp. LG18 and encodes:
- a CDS encoding ribose-phosphate pyrophosphokinase produces the protein MKIISGTAHRALAERIADVLGQPLADVHVTAFPDGETFVKINENIRGEDVFIVQPSCPPTNHNIMELLIMVDAARRASAERITAVMPFFGYARQDRKDQPRVPITAKLVANLLTSAGVNRVLTMDLHAPQIQGFFDIPVDHLYAKSALIGYLRERHPDTSNLTVVSPDVGGVKMARAYAEALGADLAIVAKHRVSATKVEAMNVIGEVEGRDVLLVDDMTETAGTLTAAAEILQKHGAKRVFAGVSHAVLGELGHDRIRDSVIEEVITTDSVPQAEGPKVRAVGIAPLLGEAIRRISGGQSVTSLFEV